The following proteins are co-located in the Hevea brasiliensis isolate MT/VB/25A 57/8 chromosome 11, ASM3005281v1, whole genome shotgun sequence genome:
- the LOC110632576 gene encoding protein TIFY 10A → MAGSPEFVEFGGRKAAKSAEKSSFSQTCSLLSQYIKEKGSFGDLSLGMTCSAEGNGNGTTELRQAATTMNLFPMSEKQVDVSSRNMATPPRTNFRSMDLFPQQAGFSPSAPKEDVQKSLDPSVNKAATPEPQTAPMTIFYAGQVIVFNDFPADKVKEVMLLASKGSSQSLTGFPSVPVKSHPVFDPNVAKAPVESTSSIPPNSNPVPSFGNNLNQERVQSPSQTIASDLPIARRASLHRFLEKRKDRITASARAPYQTSRGLSASPSKPAEGKPWLGLAGQSLQ, encoded by the exons ATGGCTGGCTCGCCGGAATTTGTTGAGTTTGGTGGCCGGAAGGCAGCGAAGTCGGCGGAGAAATCGAGTTTCTCGCAGACGTGTAGTCTGTTGAGTCAATACATCAAGGAGAAAGGTAGTTTTGGAGATCTCAGTCTTGGGATGACATGCAGTGCTGAAGGAAATGGAAATG GTACAACAGAGTTGCGTCAGGCAGCAAcaacaatgaatttgtttccaatgaGTGAGAAACAAGTTGATGTTTCCAGCAGAAACATGGCTACTCCTCCTCGGACTAATTTTAGATCCATGGATTTGTTCCCTCAACAAGCTGGCTTTTCTCCTTCTGCTCCCAAGGAAGATGTGCAAAAGAGTCTTGACCCAAG TGTTAACAAGGCTGCAACCCCAGAGCCTCAAACTGCACCAATGACTATTTTCTATGCTGGACAAGTAATCGTGTTCAATGATTTTCCAGCTGATAAGGTTAAGGAGGTCATGCTCTTAGCTAGCAAGGGAAGCTCCCAGAGCCTGACGGGGTTCCCTTCTGTTCCTGTCAAGAGTCACCCTGTCTTTGACCCTAATGTTGCTAAAGCCCCTGTTGAATCCACCAGTTCAATTCCTCCCAACTCGAATCCTGTTCCTAGTTTTGGCAATAATTTGAATCAGGAGCGCGTGCAATCTCCCTCTCAAACCATTGCTAGTG ATCTACCAATTGCAAGGAGAGCTTCCCTTCACCGGTTCTTGGAGAAGAGGAAAGATAG GATCACTGCAAGTGCAAGAGCTCCATACCAAACAAGTCGTGGCTTGTCGGCCTCTCCATCGAAGCCAGCTGAAGGCAAGCCGTGGCTCGGCCTGGCTGGTCAATCTTTGCAGTAG